The DNA segment CTTTAGTGGATAGGAATTGCCATGAAGAAATGTATTGGATGCTCCCACTCTTTTCATGACAAAACAGTATGAAAAGGGGGATGGGCTTTCAAGCTGAGAGACACCAAATGCCAAGAAACACAGAGGCCCATGGGTTGGACCCATGTTTATGGAAGACAGACACCAATTCTATGAGTAACAGGTCAAAattgaagaaatgaaattttgACTGTATAGGACTTTAACTTGTTGGTGAATGCTTTTGATACTAAAGCAAAGTAGAGGATGCAGAACTTCTGACCTGGGATTTCACACAAATACACGGGGgcatgtgtgtacactcatgtgtgtgcgtgtgcgcacacgtgtgcacacacacacacacacagagacagagacactcagagacagacagagcaagagagagtgggagaggaatagggagaggaagagaaagatgttaAAAAGTCTacacaaataaatgaagtaaGATTTATAgtacacatttattattatttttgtttttttttgtgtgtgtgtgtgtatgtgtatgtgtgtgacatgttCTTATTCACATTCTGCAAGTTTTCCAGTAGACCTGAAAATCTGTTTTTATTCAGGTTAGATGTTTATCACCAGATTCTGAGTCTGGCACAATTTATTTTAGGGATTATTTCCTTACCTTAtaataacagaataaataaattgcGATAACCATACACACAGATGAAGCAATTAGGAGGAACACAAACCATTTGGAATGAGATAAAGGCAATGGAGGTGGTCCACTGTCTATACTACCTCCATGGCCACGTTGTCCACAGTCTGGTGGTTTCCATGTGATGCCACAATGGCAATGGTGTTTATTGTTGCAGACTCCTCGCATATGGCATAACTGTGGTGAACAGTCACTTACCAGAACAGACGTGCTGACACACTTTCTGTCAACACATAAATGATCTGGACCACAAGCTGTGCCATCNctcactgctccagcatcatcTATGGAGATCCCAAAATGATAGTCCATAGTCCAGCAGGTGATATTACTGAACTGAGTATAATGCACTGTCTCATGGTTTCTCCTTTGGGGAAGTTCGATCACATTCTCACACTGAATTCGCCCACAAAGTACATCAGCGAGTTGGCATGTTCTATACGTAGAACTATCATTGCCACAGTTCCCGAAGCGGTCACCCCGTTTGTTCATTTCCATGTAGCAAATTTTATCTGCACTTCTACTTCCACTGCCAAAAATCTCCCGACACTGCTCATCACGTTGATGACATGCCCTTCTATAGCAATAACCACCACCACTGCAAGGGATTCCGTCTGCTTTATACACATCTCCTGGGCACTCAGCTGAAGTTCCATTGCACCACTCTGGAAGGTCACACTCATTTATCTCTTGTCTACACACAGTACCTCTTTGAAGGAAGTGACAATTTTTGCAACAAAGTCCCAAAGCACATTGAGCATCAGGTTTGAGAACACAGTTGCTGCTACAGCATGGATCTTTTAAACACGATTCAGAGTTCCCACAATCACACTGCTCTCCTTCTTCAACCAACTTATTCCCACATATGGTCAGGTTTGTTACTAGCGCCTCTGGAATATCATATAAACAACTTCTTTTGTTAACAACTGAAAACATTTCTTCATAACTACAGTTGCTGAATTTTGGGGAAAGTGATTTATTTGGGGCCATTATGCACTTTTTTCTTCCACAAGTACATCCACTTCCATCATGTTGCATACCCAAGTTATGACCCATCTCATGTGCTATAGTGAATGACATGTCCATCAGTCTATCATTAACAAAACTGTTAACTCCACaattattagaaaaacaaactgaACCTACAAAAGCTAACCCTAAAAACCTACCATAACTCTGTCTGACTAAAAGGTGTATGATATCATGTTTAAAATTATTGCCAATCATGTTTAGCTTCCAAGTGCAGAAATCAATAAGGACTTCAGATAAAGGTTGTTTTACTTTGATAAGGTTTTTTTCACTCCACATTTCAAGTTTGGTTAAAACCACATCAGTCTCTATTTGA comes from the Mus pahari chromosome 19, PAHARI_EIJ_v1.1, whole genome shotgun sequence genome and includes:
- the LOC110336823 gene encoding disintegrin and metalloproteinase domain-containing protein 26A-like, producing MTGAKALVHKRNMFLKFCLWKMFFLSAWSPIGHAKYNSLPEVVIPLRVTVTSRXNISPGWLSYSLKIGGQRHIITMKPKKNLISRDFLLFTYSDQGDLLEEQPFVQNDCYYHGYVDEDPESLVIVNTCXGSXQGTLEINGTTYEIMPKSSTSTFEHLAYKMDSGESELSPMRCGLSEQEIARQMKLPESNDSTLLRIPYQNFWTHHRFVDYYAVIDHIQYSHRNNNTTTCIQDMLEIINGLNGYYLQIETDVVLTKLEMWSEKNLIKVKQPLSEVLIDFCTWKLNMIGNNFKHDIIHLLVRQSYGRFLGLAFVGSVCFSNNCGVNSFVNDRLMDMSFTIAHEMGHNLGMQHDGSGCTCGRKKCIMAPNKSLSPKFSNCSYEEMFSVVNKRSCLYDIPEALVTNLTICGNKLVEEGEQCDCGNSESCLKDPCCSSNCVLKPDAQCALGLCCKNCHFLQRGTVCRQEINECDLPEWCNGTSAECPGDVYKADGIPCSGGGYCYRRACHQRDEQCREIFGSGSRSADKICYMEMNKRGDRFGNCGNDSSTYRTCQLADVLCGRIQCENVIELPQRRNHETVHYTQFSNITCWTMDYHFGISIDDAGAVXDGTACGPDHLCVDRKCVSTSVLVSDCSPQLCHMRGVCNNKHHCHCGITWKPPDCGQRGHGGSIDSGPPPLPLSHSKWFVFLLIASSVCMVIAIYLFCYYKVRK